Proteins from a genomic interval of Pantoea deleyi:
- a CDS encoding sugar ABC transporter ATP-binding protein, whose protein sequence is MNAFALEAEGISKFFPGVKALDNVSLRVRPGTVHALMGENGAGKSTLMKCLIGMYRPDKGTIRIKGEPVQFQDTMDALRSGISMIHQELNLVPYMTVAENIWLGREPMKFGFVDHARLNQVTQELLNRLNIRLKAERMVGELSIASQQMVEIAKAVSWDSDIVIMDEPTSALTETEVAHLFTIIRDLREQGKAIIYISHKMDEIFTITDEVSIFRDGSWIASDQTAKYTRQSLITQMVGRELTQLFPKFNSAIGDEVLTVRNLSCRDRFTDVSFSVRRGEILGVAGLVGAGRSEVMESLFGMESFDSGEILIDGVPVTIDSPSTAIEKGMAFLTEDRKKSGLFLVLSVMENMSIVNMPEYSGKSGFVSHVKMAQDCMDQIRRLNIKTPTMDQIINNLSGGNQQKVLIARWLLAQPKILILDEPTRGIDVGAKAEIYRLISELANRGVAIIMVSSELPEILGMSDRVMVMHGGRITGILDKEDADQETILSLASE, encoded by the coding sequence ATGAACGCGTTTGCGCTTGAAGCCGAAGGCATCAGCAAGTTCTTCCCCGGCGTTAAAGCCCTCGACAACGTGTCGTTGCGGGTGCGTCCGGGAACGGTACATGCCTTGATGGGCGAAAATGGCGCGGGCAAATCCACTTTAATGAAGTGCCTTATCGGGATGTATCGTCCCGATAAGGGCACCATCAGAATTAAAGGGGAGCCGGTGCAGTTTCAGGACACCATGGACGCGTTGCGTTCCGGCATTTCGATGATCCACCAGGAGCTTAACCTGGTGCCCTACATGACCGTCGCTGAGAATATCTGGCTGGGCCGCGAACCGATGAAATTCGGCTTCGTCGACCACGCCCGACTGAATCAGGTCACACAGGAACTGCTGAACCGCCTCAATATCCGGCTCAAAGCCGAACGGATGGTGGGAGAACTGAGCATTGCGTCGCAGCAGATGGTCGAGATTGCCAAAGCGGTCTCCTGGGACTCTGACATTGTCATTATGGATGAGCCAACCTCCGCACTGACGGAAACCGAAGTGGCGCATCTGTTTACCATCATTCGCGACCTGCGCGAGCAGGGCAAAGCGATCATCTATATCAGCCATAAGATGGATGAGATTTTTACCATCACCGACGAGGTCAGCATCTTCCGCGACGGCAGCTGGATCGCCAGCGACCAGACGGCGAAGTATACCCGCCAGTCGCTGATCACCCAGATGGTGGGACGCGAACTGACCCAGCTGTTCCCGAAATTCAACAGTGCGATCGGCGATGAGGTGCTGACGGTGCGCAATCTCAGCTGTCGCGATCGTTTTACCGACGTCAGTTTCAGTGTGCGGCGGGGAGAAATCCTCGGCGTCGCCGGGCTGGTGGGCGCGGGACGCAGCGAGGTGATGGAGAGCCTGTTCGGGATGGAGAGCTTCGACAGCGGCGAGATCTTAATTGATGGCGTGCCGGTGACGATCGACTCGCCCTCCACCGCGATCGAGAAGGGCATGGCCTTTCTCACCGAAGATCGTAAAAAGTCCGGACTGTTTCTGGTGCTGTCGGTGATGGAAAACATGAGCATCGTCAATATGCCCGAATACAGCGGCAAGAGTGGCTTTGTCAGTCATGTGAAGATGGCGCAGGACTGTATGGATCAGATTCGCCGTCTCAATATCAAAACCCCGACCATGGATCAGATCATCAACAACCTCAGTGGCGGTAATCAGCAGAAGGTGCTGATTGCCCGCTGGCTGCTGGCACAACCGAAGATCCTGATTCTGGATGAACCAACGCGCGGCATCGACGTTGGTGCAAAAGCAGAAATCTACCGTTTAATTAGTGAACTGGCCAACCGTGGCGTCGCAATCATCATGGTCTCATCTGAACTGCCGGAAATTCTCGGCATGAGTGACCGGGTGATGGTCATGCACGGCGGGCGTATAACCGGCATCCTCGATAAAGAAGACGCCGATCAGGAAACCATTCTGTCGTTGGCATCCGAATGA
- a CDS encoding NAD-dependent succinate-semialdehyde dehydrogenase: MSRLQLNDSDLLRQQALFAGRWQDGHQGATLPVNDPSTGETLATIPALGGAETEQAIACAESVRISWGRTTHASRAALLEKWHQLMLDHADDLAMIMTAEQGKPLAEARGEVLYGASFVKWFAEEARRIYGDTIPAPSDDRRILVLKQPVGVAAAITPWNFPIAMITRKVAPALAAGCPIIVKPSELTPLSALALAVLAERAGFPPGVLQMLTGLPEEIGETLTRSQTVRKISFTGSTRIGQLLMQQSANSLKRLSLELGGNAPMIVFDDADIEIAVAGVMLSKFRNAGQTCVCANRILVQRNIYPRFTERLLEAVATLKVGDGFAPGSTIGPLINARAVEKVKGHIDDALSQGATLLTGGISQERGTFVQPTVLGDVTVKMRIAHEETFGPVAPLFIFDEEEEAIAMANDTPYGLAAYFFTENIRRGWRVAEALEAGMVGFNTGAVSLEVAPFGGVKHSGLGREGSRYGIEEYLELKTFHIGSL, encoded by the coding sequence ATGTCGCGACTACAACTCAACGACAGCGATCTGCTGCGCCAGCAGGCGCTGTTTGCCGGACGCTGGCAGGATGGCCATCAGGGCGCCACGCTGCCGGTCAACGATCCGTCGACGGGCGAAACCCTGGCCACGATCCCGGCCCTGGGCGGGGCAGAGACGGAGCAGGCGATAGCCTGCGCGGAATCCGTGCGCATCAGCTGGGGCAGAACGACGCATGCCAGCCGCGCCGCGCTGCTGGAAAAATGGCACCAGCTGATGCTGGATCATGCTGATGACCTGGCGATGATCATGACCGCCGAGCAGGGTAAACCGCTGGCAGAAGCCCGGGGCGAGGTTCTCTACGGCGCCAGTTTCGTAAAATGGTTCGCGGAGGAGGCCCGCCGCATCTACGGTGACACCATTCCCGCGCCCAGCGACGATCGCCGCATTCTGGTCCTGAAACAGCCGGTCGGGGTCGCTGCCGCCATCACGCCGTGGAACTTCCCGATAGCGATGATCACCCGCAAGGTCGCGCCCGCGCTGGCGGCAGGCTGTCCGATTATTGTAAAGCCTTCTGAGTTAACGCCGCTCTCGGCGCTGGCGCTGGCAGTGCTGGCGGAGCGTGCCGGTTTCCCGCCGGGCGTGCTGCAGATGCTCACCGGCCTGCCTGAGGAAATTGGTGAGACGCTGACCCGCAGCCAGACGGTGCGCAAAATCTCCTTTACCGGCTCGACCCGTATCGGGCAGTTACTGATGCAGCAGAGCGCCAACAGCCTCAAGCGTCTGAGCCTGGAGCTGGGGGGCAACGCGCCGATGATCGTCTTCGATGATGCCGATATTGAGATTGCGGTTGCGGGCGTCATGCTCAGCAAGTTCCGCAACGCCGGACAGACCTGTGTCTGCGCCAACCGCATTCTGGTCCAGCGCAACATCTATCCCCGCTTCACCGAACGGCTGCTGGAGGCGGTCGCCACCCTGAAAGTGGGGGATGGCTTTGCGCCTGGCAGTACGATTGGGCCGCTGATCAATGCCCGTGCAGTGGAAAAAGTGAAGGGTCACATTGACGATGCGCTCAGCCAGGGTGCGACGCTGCTGACGGGCGGCATCAGCCAGGAGAGGGGAACTTTCGTTCAGCCCACCGTGCTCGGTGATGTTACGGTGAAGATGCGCATCGCCCACGAAGAGACCTTTGGCCCGGTCGCACCCTTGTTTATCTTTGATGAGGAAGAGGAGGCGATCGCCATGGCGAATGACACCCCGTACGGCCTGGCGGCCTATTTCTTTACCGAGAATATCCGCCGGGGGTGGCGGGTGGCGGAAGCGCTGGAGGCGGGCATGGTAGGCTTTAACACCGGCGCGGTCTCTCTGGAAGTGGCGCCCTTTGGTGGCGTGAAACACTCGGGTCTGGGTCGCGAAGGTTCCCGTTACGGAATAGAGGAATATCTGGAGCTGAAAACCTTTCATATTGGCAGCCTTTAA
- a CDS encoding sugar ABC transporter substrate-binding protein, which yields MNIKKTIVASLLACMLPAAVMAKDISVGVSMALFDDNFLTILRNSMQKEMQKDNVKGQVEDAKGDVSQQLQQVQNFIGQGVDALIVNPVDTNAVKPIMDQASKAGIPLVFVNRRPQAELTGKMAYVGSDSELAGRLQMEALAKAMNGKGNVAILMGDLANEATRDRTKGVEQVAAKFPGIKIVQKQTAKFTRNDAVDVVSNWLTAGDQINAIASNNDEMAIGALQALGKNPDKILIAGVDGTPDALQMLKQGKMVATVFQDAKGQGEGAVQTAIKLVKGEQVQKVINIPYQLITKENMEQFTNRNLK from the coding sequence ATGAACATCAAAAAAACGATTGTCGCCTCACTGTTAGCCTGCATGTTACCTGCCGCGGTTATGGCAAAAGATATTTCGGTGGGTGTCTCGATGGCGCTGTTTGACGACAACTTCCTGACCATTCTGCGCAACTCAATGCAGAAAGAGATGCAGAAAGATAACGTCAAAGGGCAGGTTGAAGATGCGAAGGGTGACGTTTCACAGCAGCTGCAGCAGGTACAGAACTTTATCGGCCAGGGCGTAGATGCCCTGATCGTCAACCCGGTCGACACCAATGCGGTGAAACCGATTATGGATCAGGCGAGCAAAGCAGGCATCCCGCTGGTCTTTGTTAACCGCCGTCCGCAGGCGGAACTGACCGGCAAAATGGCCTATGTCGGCTCCGACTCTGAACTGGCCGGACGCTTACAGATGGAAGCGCTGGCCAAGGCGATGAACGGAAAAGGTAACGTCGCCATCCTGATGGGGGATCTGGCGAACGAAGCGACCCGCGACCGTACCAAAGGTGTCGAGCAGGTTGCGGCGAAATTCCCTGGCATCAAGATCGTGCAGAAGCAGACCGCCAAATTTACCCGTAACGACGCGGTAGATGTGGTGAGCAACTGGTTAACGGCGGGCGATCAGATCAACGCCATCGCCTCTAATAACGATGAAATGGCGATTGGTGCGCTGCAGGCGCTGGGTAAAAACCCGGATAAAATCCTGATCGCCGGGGTGGATGGTACGCCTGATGCACTGCAGATGCTGAAGCAGGGCAAGATGGTCGCGACGGTCTTCCAGGATGCGAAGGGTCAGGGTGAGGGTGCCGTACAGACGGCCATCAAACTGGTAAAAGGCGAACAGGTTCAGAAAGTGATCAATATCCCTTACCAGCTGATTACCAAAGAGAACATGGAACAGTTTACCAATCGTAACCTGAAATAA
- a CDS encoding aldehyde dehydrogenase family protein, with protein MLSFDPEKVSLPVGHYIGGQHCQCQGATFQVKRPSDGRVYATLQDATPQDVDRAVTDAHQALKTSGWSGCAPRERGRVLRRWADLIEQDPLLARLEALGSTRPISDVVLHEIPFTAEAIRFYAECADKYSGDLFPTRDSSLGMLIAEPYGVIAAITPWNFPLSMASWKCGPALAAGNAVVLKPSELTPFSTVRMAELAIQAGLPAGVLNIVQGSGAVTGSALVTHPLVRKVSFTGSTLTGARIMSDAAQHGMKPVTLELGGKSPQLVFDDAGDPDILAQRILRGFTANGGQACVAGTRLIVQRNMAEPLIARLIQLCRDVKPGVTWQEESRYAPLIDERQGRKVSSVIEAAKAQGAEVLVGGERFAGTDEGWFWQPTLLSQLTQDNPAVQQEIFGPVLTVQTFDEEEQGLAMAAHDTYGLCAGVHTLSLPRALRAMRAIEAGTVWINRYGRSGDFIIPTGGFLGSGIGKDLGRQAFQACQRQKSVLIDF; from the coding sequence ATGTTAAGTTTCGACCCTGAAAAAGTTTCTCTTCCCGTCGGCCATTATATTGGCGGTCAGCACTGTCAGTGTCAGGGCGCCACTTTCCAGGTAAAGCGGCCTTCTGATGGCCGGGTCTATGCCACGCTGCAGGACGCCACGCCGCAGGATGTCGATCGTGCGGTGACCGATGCCCATCAGGCGCTGAAAACCAGTGGCTGGTCCGGTTGCGCGCCCCGCGAACGCGGCCGGGTATTGCGGCGCTGGGCCGATCTGATTGAGCAGGATCCCCTGCTGGCCCGGCTGGAAGCGCTGGGTTCGACCCGGCCGATCAGCGACGTGGTGCTGCATGAAATTCCCTTTACCGCTGAAGCGATTCGCTTCTATGCCGAATGCGCCGACAAATACAGCGGCGACCTTTTTCCGACCCGCGACAGCAGCCTCGGCATGCTGATTGCTGAACCTTATGGCGTCATCGCCGCCATTACCCCGTGGAATTTTCCGCTGTCGATGGCGTCGTGGAAATGCGGCCCGGCGCTGGCGGCGGGCAACGCGGTGGTGCTGAAACCCTCTGAACTGACGCCGTTCTCAACGGTGCGCATGGCGGAGCTGGCGATTCAGGCGGGCCTGCCAGCGGGCGTGCTGAATATTGTCCAGGGCAGCGGTGCCGTCACCGGCAGCGCGCTGGTGACCCATCCGCTGGTGCGCAAAGTCTCCTTTACCGGATCGACCCTGACCGGCGCACGCATCATGAGCGATGCCGCGCAGCACGGCATGAAGCCGGTCACGCTGGAGCTGGGCGGTAAAAGTCCGCAGCTGGTATTTGATGATGCGGGCGACCCGGACATTCTGGCCCAGCGGATCCTGCGCGGCTTCACGGCCAACGGCGGCCAGGCCTGTGTGGCAGGCACCCGGCTTATCGTGCAGCGCAATATGGCTGAGCCGCTGATCGCGCGGCTGATACAACTCTGTCGGGACGTCAAACCGGGCGTGACCTGGCAGGAGGAGAGCCGCTACGCGCCGTTAATCGACGAGCGTCAGGGCCGGAAAGTCAGCTCGGTGATCGAGGCGGCGAAAGCGCAGGGCGCTGAAGTGCTGGTGGGCGGAGAACGTTTTGCCGGCACCGACGAAGGCTGGTTCTGGCAGCCGACCCTGCTGAGCCAGCTCACCCAGGATAATCCGGCCGTGCAGCAGGAGATTTTTGGTCCGGTGCTGACGGTGCAGACGTTTGATGAAGAGGAGCAGGGCCTGGCGATGGCGGCACACGACACCTATGGCCTCTGCGCCGGTGTCCACACCCTGAGCCTGCCGCGGGCATTGCGTGCAATGCGCGCCATCGAGGCGGGCACCGTCTGGATCAACCGCTATGGCCGCTCCGGCGACTTTATCATTCCGACCGGCGGGTTTCTCGGCTCGGGCATTGGTAAAGATCTGGGCCGTCAGGCATTTCAGGCCTGCCAGCGGCAGAAGAGTGTACTCATCGATTTCTAA
- a CDS encoding LLM class flavin-dependent oxidoreductase produces MHAATSPRHLRLGLFVQPVGQHVSGWRLTEQLGDPTDIDWLITLAKKAEAGKFDLFFVGDALATSMYRLPSTMARLEPLTMLAALAVNTRHIGLAATASTTFSDPFTLARSFSSLDHISRGRAAWNVVTSFSADVARNFSRSDMPDHAARYARAREFLDVTNKLWEGWEEGALQPDKATGRYFVDEKIKPIHHQGEHFQVQGPLNITRSPQGRPVIIEAGSSADGQKLAAETAEVIFTASASLEEAQAFYRAQKAQVAAAGRSPDQVVIMPGVMPIIGHTREEAKALWKELNTLVDIENGLSQLSLRFSMDLSHYPLDGPVPEVPLGEGNQSRVRLMTDMAKRENLTLRELAAVAAGSRGHRVIVGTAEDIADDFQLWLEQGGADGFNIMPAIMPEQLDLFVEQVIPELRRRGLFREEYAFATLRENLGLPPV; encoded by the coding sequence ATGCATGCTGCCACTTCACCCCGTCACCTGCGCCTCGGCCTGTTTGTTCAACCTGTGGGCCAGCACGTCAGCGGCTGGCGCCTGACGGAACAGCTGGGCGATCCCACCGACATCGACTGGCTGATCACCCTGGCGAAAAAAGCCGAAGCAGGGAAATTCGACCTCTTCTTTGTCGGTGATGCGCTGGCAACCAGCATGTATCGTCTGCCATCGACCATGGCGCGTCTAGAACCACTGACGATGCTGGCGGCGCTGGCGGTCAATACCCGGCATATCGGCCTGGCCGCGACCGCCTCTACTACTTTCAGCGATCCCTTTACGCTGGCGCGCAGCTTCTCATCGCTGGATCACATCAGCCGGGGTCGTGCCGCGTGGAACGTCGTCACCTCGTTTTCCGCCGACGTTGCACGTAACTTCAGCCGCAGCGATATGCCCGATCATGCTGCACGCTACGCTCGTGCGCGTGAGTTTCTCGACGTAACGAATAAACTGTGGGAGGGCTGGGAAGAGGGCGCCTTGCAGCCAGACAAGGCGACCGGGCGCTATTTCGTCGATGAGAAGATTAAGCCAATTCATCATCAGGGTGAACATTTTCAGGTTCAGGGTCCGCTGAATATCACCCGTTCGCCGCAGGGCCGACCGGTAATTATCGAAGCAGGTTCTTCTGCTGATGGTCAGAAGCTTGCAGCGGAGACGGCGGAAGTGATCTTTACCGCATCTGCCAGCCTGGAAGAGGCGCAGGCCTTCTATCGTGCGCAAAAAGCGCAGGTAGCGGCGGCGGGGCGCAGCCCGGACCAGGTGGTGATCATGCCGGGCGTCATGCCGATTATTGGTCACACGCGTGAAGAAGCGAAGGCACTCTGGAAAGAGCTGAACACGCTGGTGGATATTGAGAATGGGCTGAGCCAGCTCTCACTGCGGTTCAGCATGGATCTCAGTCACTATCCGCTGGATGGCCCGGTGCCGGAGGTGCCACTGGGCGAGGGGAACCAGAGCCGTGTCAGACTGATGACCGATATGGCAAAACGCGAAAACCTGACGCTGCGCGAGCTGGCCGCCGTTGCCGCCGGTTCACGCGGACACCGCGTGATTGTCGGCACGGCTGAAGATATCGCCGATGACTTCCAGCTATGGCTGGAGCAGGGCGGTGCAGATGGTTTTAACATCATGCCCGCCATCATGCCGGAACAGCTCGATCTGTTTGTGGAACAGGTGATCCCGGAACTGCGCCGTCGCGGACTGTTTCGCGAGGAGTATGCGTTTGCGACCCTGCGTGAGAATCTGGGGCTGCCGCCGGTGTAA
- a CDS encoding haloacid dehalogenase type II, whose amino-acid sequence MALFKPKFITFDCYGTLIRFDMAGAAQRCFSDRVDPDDMHAFTTDFSSYRLDEVLGAWKPYYDVVSNAIQRTCKKWGVRWDKADSDFIYTDCASWGPHPDVPAGLAKVATAFPLVLLTNSMKDLIPHHIPRLGAPIHMTITAEEAGAYKPQMKGFEYMLDRLGCGPEEILHVSSSFRYDLMTAHDLGIKNKVWVNRGHEPANPYYQYTEINDIGGLPGVVGL is encoded by the coding sequence ATGGCACTGTTTAAACCGAAATTTATCACGTTCGACTGTTACGGCACGCTGATTCGCTTCGACATGGCGGGCGCTGCGCAGCGCTGTTTTAGCGACCGCGTCGATCCGGACGACATGCACGCCTTTACCACCGATTTTTCCAGCTACCGTCTGGATGAGGTGCTGGGCGCGTGGAAGCCCTATTACGACGTGGTCAGCAATGCGATTCAGCGCACCTGCAAAAAGTGGGGTGTCCGCTGGGACAAAGCAGACAGTGACTTTATCTACACCGACTGCGCCAGCTGGGGACCGCATCCCGACGTGCCCGCCGGGCTGGCGAAGGTCGCCACGGCGTTTCCGCTGGTGCTGCTGACCAACTCGATGAAGGATCTTATCCCGCACCATATTCCTCGCCTGGGCGCACCGATCCACATGACCATCACGGCGGAAGAGGCGGGCGCCTACAAACCGCAGATGAAAGGCTTCGAGTACATGCTCGACAGACTCGGCTGCGGCCCGGAGGAGATCCTGCATGTTTCTTCCAGCTTCCGTTATGACCTGATGACCGCCCATGATCTCGGCATCAAAAACAAAGTCTGGGTCAATCGCGGTCATGAACCGGCCAATCCTTACTACCAGTACACCGAAATCAACGATATCGGCGGCCTGCCCGGCGTAGTCGGACTCTGA
- the nac gene encoding nitrogen assimilation transcriptional regulator NAC, whose amino-acid sequence MNLRRLKYFVKIVDIGSLTQAAEVLHIAQPALSQQVATLESELDQQLLIRTKRGVTPTEAGKILYGHARTILRQCEQAQTAVINAGQVLSGQVSIGLAPGTAASSLTMPLLQTVRDQFPEVLVYLHENSGSVLNEKVMNGQLDMAVLYDRAPTAGISSMPLMKEDLYLVGATDYPGASVDLADVAQMSLFLPRDYSAVRKRVDEAFSLRRLSARIIGEIESISTLTAAISSGMGVTVLPESAARALVGSADAWMSRINSPSLSLPLSLNISARLPLSPSAQAVKNILLSLLNKPLSEERELMLVG is encoded by the coding sequence ATGAATTTAAGACGACTGAAGTACTTTGTGAAAATCGTCGATATCGGCAGTCTGACGCAGGCAGCAGAAGTGCTGCATATCGCCCAGCCTGCACTCAGTCAGCAGGTGGCAACGCTGGAGAGTGAGCTGGACCAGCAGCTGCTGATCCGCACCAAGCGTGGTGTGACGCCGACCGAGGCAGGCAAAATTCTTTATGGTCACGCGCGGACGATTCTGCGCCAGTGTGAGCAGGCGCAGACGGCGGTCATCAACGCCGGGCAGGTGCTGAGCGGTCAGGTGTCGATTGGTCTGGCACCGGGTACGGCGGCATCATCGCTGACCATGCCGCTGTTACAGACGGTTCGCGATCAGTTCCCGGAAGTGCTGGTCTACCTGCATGAAAACAGCGGCAGCGTGCTGAACGAGAAAGTGATGAACGGTCAGCTGGATATGGCGGTCCTGTACGATCGCGCGCCGACGGCAGGAATCAGCAGCATGCCGCTGATGAAAGAAGATCTCTATCTGGTGGGCGCGACCGACTATCCGGGCGCCAGCGTTGACCTGGCCGATGTGGCGCAGATGAGCCTGTTTTTACCGCGCGACTACAGCGCGGTGCGCAAGCGGGTCGATGAGGCATTTTCACTGCGCCGCCTGAGTGCGCGTATTATCGGCGAGATCGAATCGATCTCTACGCTGACCGCCGCCATTTCGAGCGGGATGGGCGTAACGGTATTGCCGGAATCGGCCGCCCGCGCGCTGGTGGGCTCAGCCGATGCCTGGATGTCGCGCATCAACAGTCCATCGCTGAGTCTGCCGCTTTCGCTGAATATCTCCGCCCGTTTGCCACTGTCGCCTTCTGCGCAGGCCGTGAAAAATATTCTGCTGTCGCTACTCAATAAGCCGCTGAGTGAAGAGCGTGAGTTGATGTTAGTGGGGTAA
- a CDS encoding ABC transporter permease, translated as MKATATPAAPQQPSFFASLRHKLPKDTGIFVVMVGIALIFEMFGWYVRDQSFLLNTNRLILIVLQVAIIGIIAVGVTQVIITTGIDLSSGSVIALAAVVAASLAQTSDSLSPMYPSLVNMPAVIPIAAGIGVGLLAGVVNGVLITRTGIPPFIATLGMMVSARGLAQYYTQGNPISFLSDGFTAIGQGAMPVVIFLVVALLFHIALKHTRYGKYVYAIGGNMTSAKVSGINVNKYLIIVYTIAGALSGLAGVVLAARVSSGQSSMGMSYELDAIAAAVIGGSSLMGGVGRITGTLIGAVILGLIKSGFTFVGVDAYIQDIIKGIIIVAAVSIDMHRNRKKR; from the coding sequence ATGAAAGCTACTGCCACGCCGGCAGCCCCGCAGCAACCCTCTTTTTTTGCCAGCCTGCGTCATAAATTGCCGAAAGATACCGGCATTTTCGTGGTGATGGTCGGGATTGCCCTGATTTTTGAAATGTTTGGCTGGTACGTACGCGACCAGTCTTTCCTGCTCAACACCAACCGTCTGATCCTGATTGTGCTGCAGGTGGCGATTATCGGGATCATCGCCGTCGGGGTGACTCAGGTCATTATCACCACCGGTATCGATCTCTCCTCGGGGTCTGTGATTGCCCTGGCGGCGGTCGTGGCCGCGAGCCTGGCGCAGACCTCTGACAGCCTCTCGCCGATGTATCCATCGCTGGTGAATATGCCTGCGGTTATCCCGATCGCGGCCGGTATCGGCGTCGGCCTGCTGGCCGGGGTGGTCAACGGGGTATTGATCACCCGCACCGGGATTCCACCCTTTATCGCCACGCTCGGCATGATGGTGTCGGCTCGCGGTCTGGCGCAGTACTACACGCAGGGCAATCCCATCAGCTTCCTGTCCGATGGCTTTACCGCAATCGGCCAGGGTGCCATGCCGGTGGTGATTTTCCTGGTGGTGGCGCTGTTATTCCACATCGCCCTGAAACATACCCGCTACGGCAAATATGTCTACGCCATCGGCGGCAACATGACCTCGGCGAAGGTCTCCGGTATCAACGTTAATAAGTATCTGATTATCGTCTACACCATTGCCGGCGCGCTCTCTGGCCTGGCGGGTGTGGTGCTGGCGGCGCGCGTCAGCAGCGGCCAGTCGAGCATGGGGATGTCTTACGAGCTGGACGCGATTGCCGCAGCCGTCATCGGCGGCAGCAGCCTGATGGGTGGCGTAGGCCGGATCACCGGCACCTTAATCGGTGCGGTCATTCTCGGGCTGATTAAAAGCGGATTCACCTTCGTCGGCGTCGATGCCTACATTCAGGACATCATCAAAGGCATCATCATCGTGGCAGCGGTTTCTATCGACATGCATCGTAACCGCAAAAAACGTTAA
- the cbl gene encoding HTH-type transcriptional regulator Cbl: MNFQQLKIIREAARCEFNLTEVANTLFTSQSGVSRHIRDLEDELGVEIFIRRGKRLLGMTEPGKALLTIAERILDEAGKVRRLADVFTNETSGILTIATTHTQARYSLPKVIKAFRQLYPNVRLELNQGSPQEIVTMLLAGEADIGIASEMLVNNSSLAAFPWFSWHHALLVPAGHELVQNQPVSLSTLSRYPLITYRQGITGRSRVDRAFQSAGLKPDIVLSAQDSDVVKTYVKLGLGVGILADQACETEESEELVRIDATHLFDPSTVWLGLKRGQLQRNYVWQFLELCNANLSLEEIKRQALSYSSDDEPVIDFQI; encoded by the coding sequence GTGAATTTCCAGCAACTTAAAATCATCCGCGAGGCGGCCCGCTGTGAGTTTAACTTAACGGAAGTCGCTAACACGCTATTTACGTCCCAGTCAGGCGTCAGTCGTCACATCCGCGATCTGGAAGATGAACTGGGCGTTGAGATCTTTATCCGTCGCGGCAAGCGTCTGCTGGGCATGACGGAACCGGGCAAAGCGCTGCTGACGATTGCCGAGCGCATCCTGGACGAAGCGGGAAAAGTGCGACGGCTGGCCGATGTCTTTACCAATGAAACCAGCGGTATCCTGACCATTGCCACCACCCATACCCAGGCGCGCTACAGCCTGCCGAAAGTGATTAAAGCCTTCCGCCAGCTCTATCCCAACGTCCGGCTCGAACTCAACCAGGGTTCACCGCAGGAAATCGTCACCATGCTGCTGGCGGGAGAGGCGGATATCGGTATCGCCAGTGAAATGCTGGTCAACAACAGCAGCCTGGCGGCGTTTCCCTGGTTCAGCTGGCATCACGCGCTGCTGGTGCCCGCCGGGCATGAGCTGGTGCAGAATCAGCCGGTGTCACTCAGCACGCTCAGCCGCTATCCACTCATTACCTATCGCCAGGGGATCACCGGCCGGTCGCGCGTCGATCGGGCCTTCCAGTCGGCGGGGCTGAAGCCGGATATCGTGCTCAGCGCCCAGGACTCCGACGTGGTCAAAACCTACGTTAAGCTGGGATTGGGCGTCGGGATACTGGCGGATCAGGCGTGTGAAACCGAAGAGAGCGAAGAGCTGGTCCGCATTGACGCCACGCACCTGTTCGACCCCAGCACGGTCTGGCTTGGCCTCAAGCGCGGCCAGCTGCAAAGAAACTATGTCTGGCAGTTCCTCGAACTCTGCAATGCTAACCTCTCGCTGGAGGAGATTAAACGTCAGGCGCTCTCCTACAGCAGCGACGATGAACCGGTTATCGACTTCCAGATCTGA
- a CDS encoding transcriptional regulator, with translation MGRTLEPLVADENPEVVADGQAMATNILLNMHFAELREKVKKRLAEMAGARGITQPAVAGMEKPGRALKLSTLKRYVDAAGGKLKRAAERPDGSHDGFRV, from the coding sequence ATGGGCAGAACGCTGGAACCGCTTGTTGCCGATGAAAACCCGGAGGTCGTTGCCGACGGGCAGGCTATGGCGACAAACATCCTGCTCAATATGCACTTCGCTGAACTGCGTGAAAAAGTGAAGAAGAGGCTGGCAGAAATGGCGGGAGCGCGGGGTATCACGCAGCCTGCCGTGGCGGGCATGGAAAAGCCGGGACGAGCCCTGAAACTTTCCACGCTGAAACGCTATGTCGATGCGGCAGGGGGGAAGCTGAAACGGGCGGCAGAACGGCCAGATGGTTCGCACGACGGTTTCCGGGTGTAA